The segment TGGTTCAGAGTAACCATAAGGTCAGCAAGATATTCATCGACGTCATCATTGGTGACGTTATCAGCAACATGGCACGATTCAGCTTCTTTCCACGATACAGTGAAATAGTCTTTGCCGTCTTTCATGCTCACTCCGAATTCATTTATGATGAGCTCTTCAACTTGATAAGCGGGAAATGCCAGGTTTGGGTTAAGAAATGGCTTCTCTGTTGACACAAAACTGCTGAGAGCAAGCTTAAAATTGGGCAGATCATTAGGGTCCGGTCCGGTCAAATATGGCACAAAGAATTGAACTGTGGGAGTTTTCAATGAGTATTTTTCAGCAACATCGCAGGGCAAGGTGTCGATGAACGAGGAGGCCGAGACGTGTCCAATTGAGATGCCGACGACGTGTTCGCCCGGATGAAGGAACTCCGTCAGAATGGGGTAGTTAGGTAAATTCAGAGAACCTTTGAATATGGTGaattgaaagtttaaaaaagataacattttaatttttctattCGCATACACATTTTCAAGGAGTTTTGAAGCTTCCTGCCGGGGTGCAGAAAACTTGCCCGCGGGACGCATTTTGCCCACTTGTGCTGAGACCCACCCCAAGGATGGTACTCTGCTATACTCCAATATCAGTTACTTTACACCTtaacccctaaccccccccccctccctcgccCTCCACTGagctacacacacacactttgcGAAGCAAATCGACATCCATGAATTCATCCATATAATACATTGGAGTTATAAATATAGGCCTAAGAAAGTTACAATTATTATGAAATTTGACGTAGAACCATCATGATTTATTCTGAAATCTAAGTTTCTGATCTCACCAACCTGTGTCCCGTAACACACCTTGACAAcaacacagtggcgtagctacgggggcgTGGGGGGGTTGGCGacagcccccatgaaagcttgtcgcacCCCAGTcgcccccactgggattttggatgtcgaaaaaaaaattacatgcgcgaaaaatatatcattggtctgaatggtctcgaatctccatgatgaccactcatgaacgacccttcgaccgcggaccggcagtaggctatagttcctgaaaaacctgacatgacatagcgcataggccgagaagtctacagtagtcgcactgtactgtaaacgcatgttaacgaccgtcgaataatatgattcctgctctacaagactacaacacacataatgtttactactgaatctgtgtgttcgacTCTTCGTgcaaactttgcctttgtcactcttttttaaaatatccataatccctaacatacaaataaatactaatacaaacagccaatcagtatcttgtaaccagtgcgcattaactgatcaaacaagctagtgagcaatactatacACTTATAGAAACgtggtttccaggtacttgaatgccaaagaagatgttaaaaggtaaaaaatgctgatatgatacacatgtttctcacatcattgctcgcgtcattgcctcgataccttgttacattttcaatcgggttttcgcttctgggacgtaccctgatgctcttaaaaccgctaaaaaaccaaattttcaagaaaggagacaacactatcgctgagaactaccggccaacagtggcggagcgtccaaacagtcaggggagcggatgccccccccccccttcgacggactcaaatggactgctggcgcccttttcagctttttaggACTTTtgacttattcgcgattattgacttttttattgcactctcatctacctatcgacatttgtcacattttgttggtgtagtttactgacaaaatgctctgACTTACGGCGGTATTTAATTAATCGGCACTTAATTCTGTTATACGAAACTCTTTCCAAGAGCAGTACTGGGTTTCCGATCTATTTTTTtgaaaacatgagcactcacaaagataccacagggattgtgatgaagcaCATGTACTTTAAACACCCACATAAACTTCCGACTTGTCACAATTGGCGATGAcccatatttattcttcgtttatctgcaaattagcaaggcccagaaagggtcatttccggcgatctagggaatatctttactcaaaaaaattctgtacgctccgcgccaatctgtagtggcgctccgcttagatagtgtcgaaagcgcccctacaggccaTTCTCGCCCCAATACCCCTAGCACCGCCACtgccggccaatcagtctatcaccctaataatatttcagacgcaatctttgatgtcagtttgacatatagttcggtcatttcagtatgttacttggctgaaagcccagtcaatctttctttattttccacgcgcaatttgcagattcgtcgaaaaatgtcaatgccggtgtcaaactcataaaagatatgtcatgatatttcaaagtaacttaccagattgttttttttcttctatttcactaaactatttgatgaccacaTGAAAACACGGaatttcaaaataaaggatgttgagaaaactttagagcagcttagaaggcctgcgaagtgtcatttccaacgaccTAGGAGGCCTTTTAAGCTAAAAATTTTCGGTACGCTgggcgccaactcatggtggcgctccgcttagatagtaacaagaaaatggtcaagccccccaggaaatgttcaagccccccccagcgcccccactgaaaaatcctggctacgccactgcaacAACATAACTCACTGGGACATTCTATAGCTTTACAATATTGTTGTGTGAACTTTATATAGTGATATAAATGGTGGAGAATTAAGATAGGAAAGTGAAAATTAAACATAGGTAACTTCAAAGAAGGAATATACATATAGACAATCTAGCTGTATCAACAATTAATTAAAGCCTGAAGAGGAATTGCCGATATTAAATTTACAATGGGCATGAGTCGTGACCAGGTCAAGAGCGAAGGAAGAGCAATTAAGGCCTCTTGAGACCATCCAGATAGAGTCCCCAGTACTAGGTGCTTAAACTCTAACCCTGTCacaggcccgtagccaggaatttgccaagggaggggcgaaaatgtaggcaaactatcacagccgtagatacggcattgcaaacaatctaagcgtagcgccactatgttggcgcgaagcgtacaagaacattttggctgaaaatgcctcccagatcgctggaaatggcacttcccaggccttgtaagttgcatcgtagcattttctcttttgaaattactagcgatatcataaaatcattaaaaaaaatatgctcaaagggggagggggggggcggcttcccccttcgccccaatttggctacgcgcctgccctGTCCCCATTCCTTCTCCCAACATACAAATATTGAGAGTaaaccaaattaaaaataaGTTAAGATGTCGATAAAAGTGGAATTCATGGTTTCTGTACATATATTTCTTTCCACTCGTTTTGAGTGAATCGGTTTGTCTTTATATACACATATGGAAGTTATGGTTACCATTTTCTTTATGTGTCATATTAAGATTCTTTCAGACTCGACAATCACGGAAGCAAAACGCGTGACCAATATTTATGTCAGTCAacatttttgtaataatttgaaAAGTCAATTATGACATTTCAAGATAGACGTGCgaacatttaacaataaaatCTCGAGAATGAAGATCAGAACAAGCTTTTCATCTCTAAAACAGATGTCGTAAGTTACTAACGCGATATGTCTTACCTTTTTGATCCGGAATTAATGCATTTACTTGGTTAAGTTTACAGGCAACTCTCTCCTTTGGTACTGGAAATAGCACGATGGTCCCCGCATAGCCCACCCGTGTAAGATTAGCAAATTCGTCTGCTTCAGAGGTTCGAATGAAGTAGAACATGTAGAAGATAGTAACAGCCAAAAACGACTTCATCTTCGTTGGTGAAATTCGATCCTTAATTAGCAAAACTTTATGAACTGAGTGAGCTTTTCAACAAGAATACCAGGATATTTATACCCAGCCATCTCTATTTACGGAAGCGGAGAGGTGGCATTATTGTTCTACATATTCATAACATTCAAAAGAACGTTTTGAATTAAGTTAACATGACTGGAGGTTTCTCTTTACTTTCTTAGTTTTGGTTTTATTAACATATGAAAATTCCCCAGAGGCGCTATCGACTATGTAAGCGCTTGTTTTGAACAGTCAAACACAATTCCTGCTGCTTGATTATATACAGCATTTCTAGTCCACCGTGTATTCCTGCTGGAGAGAAAGAGGTGAACAAGTGTTTGTTATTCGCTTGCCGAAGTCAAAAAGTGCGATGTTCATGGCTTGCCTTATATGTGCGTGATTGTGCATGTGTGTATTACATCTTGGTTTGTAAACACTATAATTACAAACCGTGTGTGGTCAGTGTACTTCATACTTGTTATGTGGATGCACTTTATTAAGTGTAAGGATAATACTCcattctgtggaggtcaaatgtcaataCAGAGTTCAAATTCTTAAAACCTTGTACGTAGGTTTATCAAtaaaaaagataagaaaaaggGGAATTTTGGTTCTATAGTTAATACATGATATATAGATCTCCCATGGTTAATACATGACCCTTATTAAACTGGTGGAGTCAATGGTCAATATGAGGTCAACAAACGTCATCGTATGTAAACTTtgtaaaaaacaacaactcaAAGAGCGAATATTTATTGAAGTTCAAATGTGGCTTATGTATAGATCCTACTTGGTGATTAGATGAATCCTTTCTCTGTAATTCCGTTGttgtttttctatatatttctgATTTTCTTTTTGGTCAGTTTACTAGGGAGGGAAACTCTTTGACAATCCCCTCTGGGTTTTTAGTTTTACTTCCCTCTACTTCATTGTTACtcatattattgttgttattttgtgCACTTGTACTATGTAAGGTtgtagaaaaacaaataaacgaaACATAGCTTTCATGattttatgtaaattaaaaaaagaaatttggataagaaaatgaagaagacaGAACAGAAAGCAATACATTGCTGTATGTCTTTTGATTCCACCTCAACAGTCTTATATTTCGAAGAGACTCAGTGTTAAGTCTCTCGTTTCTATTCCTTTACAACTATTTATTTTGCGACggattgaaattattttgaaagcTATGGTAATGATTGCCAAGAAACAATTATCGTACACACATAATTGGATATTCCTCTAAATTAAATTTAACGTTTTAAAATTAAGCATTTTTATACGGTAATTAAACGCCTCTAAATTTTGGATTATATAAGACAATACCAAACAAACGAAACCAATAATGTAAGCAATTAAATTTGCCATGTAAAATAATTGCCGAGTTAGATAGGCGTTTCAACCAGCATCAATTCTCTTTCACCCGAGaaagcaattgtcgaaattaaAAATGCACTCAAAAGATGCACTAAAGTAAGGATGGTGACTAATGGATTGAACTCAATTAGTGTTTCTGTTGTTAGGTTATTTCTTgagtttgttttcttaattatacaaaataattaaaacgaATAACGGAGGCAATTAAATTTGCCTCCGTAAACAAATTGCCGTTTCAACCAGCATTAATTCCTACTTTCACTGAGAAGGCAATTgtcgaaattaaaaaaataagtaaTGATGGTTACAATTGGATTGAACTCGATTCGTGTTTCTGCTGTTAGGTTGTTGTATATTTCTTAAGTTAGTTTTTTTAGTTACTTGGAGGTGAACCTTCTTTTATAAGGCAACGTTGCATGGTATCAATGTCTTCTGCAATGCACCGAAAATATACGGCCTTCAAAACATCGAATAACGGCGTGCAGTAACTAACTAATGGCATGTTGTAGATCTAATAGTTATGACATGTGAGCTTAATGTATTTACAACAGAACAGCGCTACTAACAAAATAGTCTCATAACTTAAATCAATTACTTGGTTTGATTTGATGTTTATTTGACCTTGAACTGTCAATCTGCGTTGTAAATATATTGGGGAGACCGGGCCGAGTTGTCGAGTTGTAACATGGGCGAGTTGTAACATGGGCGAGTTGTAACAGGGGCGAGTTGTAACAGGGGTGAGTTTTTAACACGGGCGAGTTGTAACAGTTAATATTTTTGTATACACCCTCCATCTTTTGATAGCCTCAATTATGCTACACGTTTACACGCCACAATCACACACAGTTATGTTGAAGCTAGTACGAAGCTGTCAAGAATTGTCcaataatttacattttgagAGTTCCAAAGCAAGTTTTCAACATGATATTATTTACTTTATCAGAATGCTTCGACCACCAGCTAATCCTCCATAGGTCACAAAACCATCAATATCCTATAGTAACAATAACTGCAGTACTTTATTGAACACGTGCTAGGTTAGAGGTTACAACAAATCCTTTTGGGGCAGGTGCAACAGGGTTTTATAACCTGCCCAAAGTTAAACAGTTGTAGCTCAAATAAGGCCATTTTCTTTACAATCGGCTGTGTAATTTGAATATTACTTGTCACTGCTTGTAATTAATTGGATGCGGGAACTACAACATCTTAAAATTGTTTGCGTCGGATCAGAAAAAACTTGCGTCCTATAAATATTATCTTCGCGACTTAGCTATGCTTTCTTCAGATATGTAACTACTACACTTTAACTTAGGTTCACCTCGTTATCATCCTATCACTTTGACAGTATTACTTTTCGTGAGCACGCTCTTGTATAAACTACACTACTTAAATCGCCTCAGCGCCGGATGTCTTGTATTGATTATCGCTATAGTTTATCTTTGCAATTATATCATCGAATTGCGAGGACATTcatattcttttatattttcttcgAGGTCAGAGGGGTTGGTATAAAGGTCAAAACCACCCTACGAATAGGCATATGTAGTTGAAACCGCGATCGCGAACAGTTAAGTGGCGATATGTTTAATCATAGTTATGAAGGTCCGCGACGCCATCTTGTTATTCTAAAATATCAACGAGCTACCACCAGCGACACTTTCATTAATGGTACTACATTGTTTACCACCACACTAATGTGACAGCAGCAGAAGACTATTAAAAATAACATACTAGGGGTCTATTTACTCttaatttcaagttttcaaaGTCCTCCATGAAAATATGCACTTTTATACCTCTACAGGGAACATACAGTACTTAGTCATCATGACAACCTGACAACACATTGGCTTGTGCGCAacgcatatactgataggccaaTGATGTGCAAGAAAAACATACAATAATGAAACCTTATATATACCTTTGGAACCTGAGCAAAATTCCTTTGCTTCGTCTCTTTTGAGTTTAGCTAATGCTTCATTCATTTTAAAATGTGTCCTAGACGTAGGAAGAAAGATCTGTTTAGTTTGCATGATAGTATTCATCTTCATTATCTTTCTGTACAATACAGAGTGCTATGTTCTTGGATACTCAGTTCAAGTTCGCAAAGTACAGCACAATCAGGATATGCTTTAATGTTACTGTTACCTTTTTATTGTGTTCATGTCTACCTCTCAACTGTGTTAATGAACATACAAGCGAAATGACTTTACCATGGTATGTGAACTTTGATATACAATCTGCCACTTATTGGAGTCTCATGGAATACGGAAGTGTAGTGTGGTGTGGATGTGGAATCGGAAAATTAAAATGAGACTTACCTGtaagtcagtggcgtagctacgggggggcctgggggggccgaggcccccccatgaaatcggctggcccccccactggcccccccactgggaatggggtaaaaaaaaatgttgtaaaaaaaataaataagtgcgattcactaatattttttgttcaataatttgggaaatagagttacacaattttctcgtctgcatctggtagaataagaataatacaatatctgtagtaatcatgagaatggtcacacagcatggcatggcaatggtggatgcgacgattgcgaccatacaccacgaaccttgttgtgctgcgcgatatcgatatctgctgaatatgttcagtgcttccacctagcgcaacaatctatcaaaagattggcacCGTTTGTACtaagccgaggtatcaggtattcatatattgcctcgagtcaaatgaatatatgcaggTGCGGATCCAGGGCTTCCGGACCCCCCTCCCTGCtcttggcccaaaaaaaaagagggaaaaaaagagaaaaaaaaaagagaaaaagaaaagagagagaaaaaaataattaaattaaacgccaattttaaacatgtaggacgtcagaaaagcggttatcctcacaagtcaGCCAgatgtgtcttttccgtcaaatgaactatagtgtgcacgcgtgctacacgtgccaaaaatgtcttacaatctcaattttcagacagaaaagtttcaaaattgaggtggtgttcaaattttttttgggcggtgaggttacagagcggtaggttgctaggatgcgctaacgaatttttcatgagcaaacccctcacccttccagaatcctggatccggccctgcatcaaacagtggtgacggaacgggaggggattgggggctaaaggcattatgatttttgtatcatttcaactcatctgatatgtaataccatatttcatagattgtttttttctcatcaattgagaaattgcagacatgagatccatatttttaggctaggtacatgcagcttagaatactcgggaagtgccgtttccggccatctggggggtttgtaacgccacaaattttcttgtacgctccgcgccaaccgatgatggcgctccgctcagatagtcttacgttcaggcgcggctggaccagtcagatcCCCCCTGTCACAAACCCTGCATCCGCctctgatatgtcattgaatattccacaaaactaCTTATTTTATGCaaacgaaactgtcgaaacatgattttccactactggtagagatataaaatattggtaattctgaaattcctgcaaacatgcggctatGCCTGTTcactactcactactgtatcgccttaaaaaatgatgagtggaaattatTTCTCCAGGACcatatcgtatcgtgggtatcgagtgcgtctgatatacgaatgTACGtagtacgtctatgatgatatgcactgtactgtactgataaaaacataggtgaatttcactccatgggagtgatcactgagcacattccggtataagagtgaatttccactccattggagtaaatcttgactcctaatagagttatattcactcatattaggagtgagggataactccaatagagttaaatttcactcttaatttgaagtgcgccgagtgatcaccccattggaatgaaatccactcatttgtttttagagtgttgctagatatatgaagaagaaatttacataccaatacatgttatcggtcatcgattggcacaaaaacccagattctgatgacagctgcctcaaaaaacccaataaatggcctaattagcaccgagccaccaatgtggacaaTTACCGAAAcgtcgatgcgtgttagtcttccatccccttcctctaatgctatttaagtccacatgtgggcatatactacaaacctaccggtagcccgcAGGGGTTTGAGTtaggagaaaggccttgacaccttgaacgacaaatgatgccaacttccctcaagttaaaagtctggctgagttggcaaggccagtcagcatgaaagagaattttttttttttgcatttctgtcaccaaagttgcacatctttttggttgctattttgcctcacaggtgccatctcctgcgatctggggggtgctgaaatctcaaattttctctgtacgctccgcgccaaccaaggtggcgctccgcttagatagtaatctccggcccccccacaagaaagaacagccccccatggcccccccactcaaaaaatcctagctacgccactgctgtaAGTTTAAGTTTGAATGCTTTTCTACGGACAAATCACACAAACATGGGGTCACCTGTCATTCCTTTGAATAACTCCCACCCTTTTCTAACTAACGTCTGTAGAATAAATCTGTAAAACATTGAAGCTAGTCGATCAGTAGCTCATAGTGTATGGTCCTATGCCACGATTATACACCTTCCTGAGGTGGTACGTGAGACCATTTTTATGAAATGCTCTCCCAAAACCGCTAGAAGGAAAACTCTTTTGTTTGTGACGGATTTGCTATTCCGTACTATCTGGGCGGCCCTTAAGTACGTGGTTCAATGTGTGATTTCTGTGGTAATCGACTCTCTCCTGCAATTAGATAACGATTGGGTTAGTTCTGTGCccatttttttgttaattgaAACAGTTATCTATCTAACAACAATAATTACGTCAACTTAAATTCATGTTATTGTTATGTCGATGGTGAATATCCTCAATCCCAcgaaatttgttgttgttttcttactCACAACGCTATGACTTGGTGAATATACGTATTGCGACAAAGTGTAATGCCCATATCGTTTCCGTCTGGTAAACTCGTTTAAGTTGGTAGTCGAGTACGCTATTAAACATAATGAGACGCATATTAGTAGTAACAATGTATTAACAAGACAAATGCAACGAACGAATAGaaactatatacagtacaatcaattatatatatttcaatgtttttattATGGCTAATAGACTTTTTCAATATAGGTTTTATGACTTGATAATGTTATAGCAGGAGAAGTTTACCATGAACCATTTTATAAAACTAATTACACTAAAAACTAATTACACTTGCTAAATTATAAATCGGTAAAGGTAGCTCATTACTCAGGTCTAAATTGGCTAGAGCAACAGACCTAACGTGTCTCCCGTCACAGGCCAAATGGTTCGCGTCACAGGCTGAATATCTAATTAGCCGAGACACTATGGTTCGTGTCTATTACCAAACCCACGCCAACCTCCCATCTTCACAAACTGCTAAAACAAATATCTATTTCTCGTAAATTGTAAACTACAAGTGCCCTTTCAATGCaaacattcaaacatttaattgTTAATAGATTTGTGCCACAGAATGTCATGAACGTCCCACTGCTACCCATCTACCGATTCGATCCTCTTCATCCTTCACTGTTGCTGTCTAAAATAAGAAGTATCATATCTGAATGTTTCAAACCGTAACTTTTATGTAACGTCAACTTGTTTATTCTTATTTATTCAGAAAAACTGACTCTACCGAACAATCCAGTGTTGCCCCAGGTTTGACTTCTGATTAACACGTCATTGGAGTATCAACAGGAATAATTGAAGCAACTTCTTTCATCCAAAGCGAGAACAGTTGTGTGGCCGATAAGTTCACCCTTCGAGCCCTTACGGTTCAGTTTTACATCCCTTTCTTAACAGGGAGTGATCCACATGCGAAACCTGTTTACAAATTAGTTCTGGGGAGTTTCGTGTCAACTGAGAAACCTTTTCTACAACCAAACATGGCGGTACCAACCAAACAGATCGAACAACTCCATATCACCGAGAATGGTTTAAAGATGAAAGATGGCGACGGATTTTTTACTTTATCCTGGCAAGCTGCAGAAACATGTGacgatgtatgtatgtatgtatgtatgtatgtatatgtgatcttcccgcaagcaggaactcgcgaaagaagccatggaggcttatagactcgcaagctgaccgaagccaatctctcggcacacatccatttaacgttcatgtcgggaagttgttattgaacaacacccttgccagacgacacacattgctgtcggcgggaatcgaaccggggatctcatgactgggagacgccggcgttaaccactaggctatacactccaccaTAATGTTCGTGAGAGTCCGTCTCCTTTCACCGATCTGTTTGTAGAAGAGTTAATAATTCCGTATAATTATGAACTCGACTGCACTGTTTGCGACGACCTTGTCCTACAAGACTAAGATATTTGTCAATCCTACAGAGATCTCGAGCGCGCGACATCGCGGAACATGTTCAACGCATGCCAAACCTGGGGCAACTTACATAATATGAATAAATGCAAGCTAAAATTTATGCGCATTGAAGCAATTTCCAAGGTTTTTGAAGACTTGAGTCTGCTAAGTGTTGATCAGGATTCTGTCTTTCAGATTGAGGAGGGAGCCATGGCATCTACTTTTATCATATCGCCTTGCATATAAACCATGGGCACCTCGGCTGTGGAGGA is part of the Apostichopus japonicus isolate 1M-3 chromosome 11, ASM3797524v1, whole genome shotgun sequence genome and harbors:
- the LOC139976038 gene encoding uncharacterized protein; the encoded protein is MKSFLAVTIFYMFYFIRTSEADEFANLTRVGYAGTIVLFPVPKERVACKLNQVNALIPDQKGSLNLPNYPILTEFLHPGEHVVGISIGHVSASSFIDTLPCDVAEKYSLKTPTVQFFVPYLTGPDPNDLPNFKLALSSFVSTEKPFLNPNLAFPAYQVEELIINEFGVSMKDGKDYFTVSWKEAESCHVADNVTNDDVDEYLADLMVTLNHELDFSACETSDVQDVDMCMAREEMSSILSRNRLNACGYWKPMGPFTKCTLEYYTLESISERFKKASLLSEENTSPIVFEMQTEVDFSANIKVPCIEF